A DNA window from Kiritimatiellaceae bacterium contains the following coding sequences:
- a CDS encoding isoleucine--tRNA ligase yields the protein MFKPVSSKTDFAKMEEDVLAFWQEHGTFKKSVENRSKNSEFVFYDGPPFATGLPHYGHLLAGTIKDIVPRYQTMRGHRVERRFGWDCHGLPIEALAQEALGLAGAPAIVEAGVGVFNEQCRSMVTQYVEEWEKTVTRMGRWVDFKNDYKTMDKDFMETIWWVFSELWKQGRIYRAHRIMPYSWKLNTPLSNFEAGRNYQDVQDPAITVRVKLNGFEIENAFALVWTTTPWTLPSNLAICAGADIDYVAVRDAESGEVYVLAEARLGAYYKKEAEYEILKRCKGRDLEGLTYEPLFNYFKDNPLSFRVLLDGFVSTEDGTGIVHMAPAYGEDDYRICRAAGIPLVEPLDEDCKFTAQVPDYKGVFCKDADKAIIKRLKDEGKLVHQSTIQHSYPFCERTDTPLIYRAIDAWYVRVEDLRDEMLANNAQVHWMPEYVGEKRFANWLADAKDWNISRNRFWGSCIPVWVNVDDSSDTICISSVAELEELSGQKVTDLHKHFVDDILIKKDGQTYKRTPEVLDCWFESGAMPYAQQHYPFENKAHFEANFPAHFIAEGLDQTRGWFYTLMVLSTALFKKPAFKNVVVNGLVLAEDGLKMSKRLKNYPDPLHVVHEYGADALRLYMINSPVVKAESLRFSEEGVKHALRHLLIPLWNSYSFFVTYANIDKWEPGKSKPGQSVNLLDRWIESSLANLCQEVTAAMDNYDLQRAVRPFVAFIEDLTNWYIRRSRRRFWKSEDDGDKQQAYATLYHVLIELCKIAAPFTPFIAEEIYRNLRTDDMPESVHLCDFPTAAGAKRDIALETQMRIVMDVVSMGRQLRKDHDAKVRQPLRRLDVVSRDSGLLNQVGELKEIIAEELNVREVFFDDDETSLATLSAKANFKTLGKKFGKQVQQINQAVQKLSGEDLKIAAAGKGITLQINGEAFELSGEDIVVERTPKAGLAVQAQGALVVALDLELNEDLIREGLARELVNNVQQMRKAHGFEVTDRIHLKIFSDVAVHEAVAAFTEYIQSEVLALSVQTVETEGEPVELNGHACTIAIEKA from the coding sequence ATGTTTAAACCGGTTTCGAGCAAAACAGATTTCGCGAAGATGGAAGAGGACGTACTGGCCTTCTGGCAGGAGCACGGCACGTTTAAGAAGTCGGTTGAAAACCGTTCGAAAAATTCCGAGTTTGTTTTTTACGACGGTCCGCCGTTCGCCACCGGTCTTCCGCACTACGGCCACTTGCTCGCCGGAACCATTAAGGACATTGTTCCGCGCTACCAGACGATGCGCGGCCATCGCGTCGAACGCCGCTTCGGCTGGGACTGTCACGGTCTGCCGATCGAAGCACTGGCGCAGGAAGCGCTCGGCCTGGCCGGAGCGCCCGCCATCGTCGAGGCGGGTGTTGGAGTTTTTAACGAGCAGTGCCGCTCGATGGTGACCCAATATGTCGAAGAGTGGGAAAAGACCGTCACCCGCATGGGCCGCTGGGTCGATTTCAAAAACGACTACAAGACCATGGATAAGGATTTCATGGAAACCATCTGGTGGGTGTTTTCCGAGCTTTGGAAGCAGGGCCGCATTTACCGCGCTCACCGCATCATGCCGTACAGCTGGAAACTCAACACGCCGCTCTCCAACTTTGAGGCGGGCCGCAACTATCAGGATGTGCAGGATCCGGCCATTACTGTGCGCGTCAAACTGAACGGCTTTGAAATCGAAAACGCTTTCGCGCTGGTCTGGACGACGACGCCGTGGACGTTGCCTTCCAATCTGGCGATCTGCGCCGGAGCCGACATTGATTACGTTGCCGTGCGCGATGCCGAAAGCGGCGAAGTGTATGTGCTGGCTGAGGCGCGCCTTGGTGCCTACTACAAAAAAGAAGCCGAGTACGAAATTCTGAAACGGTGCAAGGGCCGCGATCTGGAAGGCCTGACCTACGAACCGCTCTTTAACTATTTCAAAGACAACCCGCTCTCATTCCGCGTTCTGCTCGACGGATTCGTCAGCACAGAAGACGGAACCGGAATTGTTCACATGGCTCCGGCCTATGGCGAAGACGACTACCGCATCTGCCGCGCAGCCGGAATTCCGCTGGTTGAGCCGCTTGACGAAGATTGTAAATTCACCGCGCAGGTGCCGGACTATAAAGGCGTTTTCTGTAAAGACGCCGACAAAGCCATCATCAAACGGCTTAAGGATGAGGGGAAACTGGTTCACCAGTCCACGATTCAGCACAGTTATCCGTTCTGCGAGCGCACCGACACACCGTTGATCTACCGCGCCATTGATGCGTGGTACGTCCGTGTCGAAGACCTGCGTGACGAAATGCTGGCGAACAACGCGCAGGTTCACTGGATGCCGGAATACGTCGGCGAAAAACGCTTCGCCAACTGGCTGGCCGATGCCAAGGACTGGAACATCAGCCGCAACCGGTTTTGGGGTTCCTGTATTCCGGTCTGGGTGAATGTCGATGATTCGTCTGACACGATTTGCATTTCGTCGGTGGCCGAACTCGAAGAACTTTCCGGGCAGAAAGTCACCGATCTGCACAAACATTTCGTCGATGACATTCTGATCAAAAAAGACGGCCAGACCTACAAGCGCACGCCAGAAGTGCTCGACTGCTGGTTCGAGTCCGGCGCCATGCCGTATGCCCAGCAGCATTATCCATTTGAGAACAAAGCCCATTTTGAAGCCAACTTCCCGGCGCATTTCATCGCCGAAGGACTCGATCAGACCCGCGGCTGGTTTTACACGCTAATGGTGCTTTCCACCGCGCTCTTCAAAAAACCGGCGTTTAAGAATGTCGTCGTCAATGGTCTTGTGCTGGCGGAAGACGGACTGAAAATGAGTAAGCGGCTCAAGAATTATCCCGATCCGTTGCACGTTGTTCATGAATACGGCGCCGACGCGCTTCGCCTTTACATGATCAATTCGCCGGTCGTCAAAGCCGAGTCACTGCGCTTCTCCGAAGAGGGCGTCAAACACGCGCTGCGTCATCTGCTCATTCCGCTGTGGAACTCGTACAGCTTTTTCGTCACCTACGCCAATATTGATAAATGGGAACCCGGGAAATCCAAGCCGGGGCAGAGCGTCAACCTGCTCGACCGCTGGATTGAAAGTTCGCTGGCCAATCTCTGTCAGGAAGTGACGGCGGCGATGGACAACTATGACCTGCAACGCGCGGTGCGTCCGTTCGTTGCTTTCATCGAAGATTTGACCAACTGGTACATTCGCCGTTCGCGCCGCCGCTTCTGGAAGAGTGAAGACGACGGCGATAAACAGCAGGCTTACGCCACGCTCTATCATGTACTGATCGAACTGTGTAAAATCGCCGCGCCGTTCACGCCGTTCATCGCGGAAGAAATTTACCGCAACCTGCGCACCGACGACATGCCGGAATCGGTGCACCTTTGCGACTTTCCGACCGCCGCCGGTGCCAAGCGCGATATCGCGCTGGAAACTCAGATGCGCATCGTCATGGATGTTGTCAGCATGGGCCGCCAGCTCCGCAAAGATCACGACGCCAAAGTCCGCCAGCCGTTGCGTCGCCTCGACGTCGTCAGCCGCGACAGCGGACTGCTCAATCAGGTCGGCGAGCTTAAGGAAATTATCGCGGAAGAACTGAATGTCCGCGAAGTGTTTTTTGACGATGACGAAACCAGTCTTGCGACGCTCAGTGCCAAGGCCAACTTTAAGACGCTGGGTAAAAAATTCGGCAAACAGGTTCAGCAGATTAATCAGGCGGTGCAGAAACTTTCCGGTGAAGACCTTAAAATTGCTGCGGCAGGCAAGGGGATTACACTCCAGATTAACGGCGAAGCGTTTGAGCTTTCCGGTGAAGACATCGTGGTTGAACGTACTCCGAAGGCCGGTCTGGCCGTGCAGGCGCAGGGCGCACTGGTTGTGGCTCTTGACCTTGAACTGAATGAGGATCTTATTCGCGAAGGACTGGCCCGTGAGCTGGTCAATAATGTTCAGCAGATGCGCAAAGCGCACGGATTTGAAGTGACGGACCGGATCCATTTGAAGATTTTTTCCGATGTCGCCGTTCATGAAGCGGTTGCCGCTTTCACTGAGTATATTCAGTCCGAGGTTCTTGCGCTTTCGGTTCAAACCGTCGAAACGGAAGGTGAACCCGTTGAACTCAACGGGCACGCCTGCACCATCGCCATTGAAAAAGCATAG
- a CDS encoding 3D domain-containing protein, whose amino-acid sequence MLLLGTGCATVRPPRGVPSRTVLIETTSYCDCGECCGWERVWWAPWRTVYSSGPSEGKPKKVGITASGTKAHKGTIAADRRYYPFGTVMYIPGYGYGRVEDTGSAIQGPTRIDLFYDSHRQALEWGRRRVSVKVWR is encoded by the coding sequence TTGCTCCTGCTTGGAACAGGTTGCGCAACTGTCCGTCCGCCGCGCGGCGTTCCGTCGCGGACGGTGTTGATTGAGACCACCAGCTATTGCGACTGCGGTGAGTGCTGCGGCTGGGAGCGGGTTTGGTGGGCGCCGTGGCGGACGGTTTATTCTTCCGGCCCAAGTGAAGGTAAACCGAAAAAAGTCGGCATCACGGCATCGGGAACAAAAGCGCATAAGGGAACCATTGCCGCCGACCGGCGCTATTATCCGTTCGGCACTGTCATGTATATTCCCGGTTACGGCTACGGACGGGTAGAGGATACCGGCAGTGCTATTCAGGGCCCGACGCGAATTGATCTTTTTTACGACTCACACCGGCAGGCTCTTGAATGGGGGCGACGGCGTGTTTCGGTAAAAGTCTGGCGTTAG
- a CDS encoding response regulator, translated as MSKSKFLRKTQLLKMIGRMPGTIYQYRQWKNGRCCFPYSTEAIEEIFFATPIELAKDGWIAWSRVCPESVGSVQEAFKKSAEDLASFEITFCVRSPQNRVHWIRTHAMPERLRDGGTLWNGYMEDVTKQYKAEEEARQKAALLNVIFETMPDQIYYMNSEARLLGVNPACCHHHHDRTAEEMIGKNAIDLYGIEVGQKLRDEELRLMVDGKVIREHEQHVQSDGRIRHLESVKSPLRSPSGQLIGLAGISRDITQQVEREEALIQAKKDAEQSASVIQAIFENLEDQFYYKDRNSKILGGNRALLKSRDVESINELIGKTDIDIHPAPLGQQLYDNEQRQMAEGEVTRIRERHVRKDGTIEYIESVKCPMRNEKGEVIGLAGISRDVTKQVENEKILIEAQQEAESANKAKSAFLAMMSHEIRTPMNGVIGSASLLLGTELSPQQQEFVHTIEVSGENLLTIINDILDYSKIEAGKIELEKIPFNLRECIEDAFDLFVQPAAKKNVELLYYVGPDVPKMLVGDTTRLRQILVNLMGNAIKFTENGEVHLKIHNLTDDGTRQHCQLQFAVRDTGVGIAEEHKDKLFQAFEQADSSSTRKYGGTGLGLTISRRLTELMGGKIWFESEAGKGSTFFFTVTLPVASHESHKVEHLPIETLRGKRSLIVDDNETNRWLLSDQLAQWGMLSEAFEHPEKALQHLADGHGYDVALVDFQMPGMDGSDLAKRIYQLHLKPALPVIILSSSCEHIPADPSISARLSKPVKIGKLCDQILKSLAEQKAESRPKVVVGTQIQPKKKRSMRILVAEDNPINQRIAQLMLQQLGCESVVIVSDGEAALAAVMDATFDVILMDVQMPNMNGLEATRRIREHTGQSDKPWIIALTAGVMQEEQKAAESAGMNQFLAKPLNTEQLGATLDGIHLS; from the coding sequence ATGAGTAAAAGCAAGTTCCTCCGTAAAACCCAGCTTCTTAAAATGATCGGCCGAATGCCGGGAACGATCTACCAATACCGCCAGTGGAAAAACGGACGGTGCTGTTTCCCCTATTCAACTGAAGCCATTGAAGAAATATTTTTCGCCACACCCATCGAGTTGGCAAAGGACGGCTGGATCGCCTGGAGCCGGGTCTGTCCGGAATCCGTCGGATCCGTGCAGGAAGCATTCAAGAAGTCGGCTGAAGATCTCGCCAGTTTTGAAATAACATTCTGCGTCCGTTCGCCACAGAACCGTGTTCACTGGATACGAACCCATGCGATGCCGGAGCGGCTGCGCGACGGCGGTACGCTGTGGAACGGTTACATGGAAGATGTCACCAAGCAATATAAGGCCGAAGAAGAAGCCAGGCAGAAGGCTGCGCTGCTGAATGTTATTTTTGAAACCATGCCCGATCAGATTTATTACATGAACAGCGAAGCCCGCCTGCTGGGCGTCAATCCGGCCTGCTGTCACCATCATCACGACCGGACTGCCGAGGAGATGATTGGTAAAAACGCCATTGATCTTTATGGCATTGAGGTCGGCCAGAAACTGCGCGACGAGGAGTTACGGCTGATGGTTGACGGAAAGGTCATCAGAGAACATGAACAGCATGTCCAAAGTGATGGGCGTATTCGACATCTGGAATCCGTAAAGAGTCCATTGCGCAGTCCATCAGGACAATTGATCGGTCTGGCCGGTATTTCGAGAGACATTACACAACAGGTAGAACGCGAAGAGGCATTAATTCAGGCCAAAAAGGATGCGGAGCAAAGCGCCTCGGTTATTCAAGCGATCTTCGAGAACCTCGAGGATCAGTTCTACTACAAAGACCGTAATTCAAAAATTCTTGGAGGCAACCGGGCTTTGCTTAAATCCAGAGATGTTGAATCGATTAACGAGTTGATCGGAAAAACTGATATCGATATTCATCCCGCGCCGCTGGGACAGCAACTGTACGACAATGAACAGCGTCAAATGGCCGAAGGTGAAGTTACGCGCATCAGAGAACGTCACGTCCGGAAAGACGGAACGATTGAATACATTGAATCGGTCAAATGTCCGATGCGAAATGAAAAAGGCGAAGTAATCGGTCTGGCCGGCATTTCCCGCGATGTCACCAAACAGGTCGAAAACGAAAAAATCCTGATCGAAGCGCAGCAGGAAGCCGAATCGGCCAATAAAGCCAAGAGTGCTTTTCTGGCCATGATGAGTCACGAAATCCGCACCCCGATGAACGGCGTGATCGGTTCGGCCAGTCTGCTGCTCGGAACAGAACTCTCGCCGCAGCAGCAGGAGTTTGTTCATACGATCGAAGTCAGCGGTGAAAACCTCCTGACCATCATTAATGACATTCTTGATTATTCAAAGATTGAAGCCGGTAAGATCGAGTTGGAAAAAATTCCTTTTAATCTGCGTGAATGTATTGAAGATGCCTTTGATCTGTTCGTACAGCCCGCCGCAAAGAAAAACGTGGAACTGCTCTACTACGTTGGCCCGGATGTTCCCAAGATGCTGGTCGGCGATACAACCCGCCTGCGACAGATTCTGGTCAACCTCATGGGCAATGCGATCAAGTTCACGGAAAACGGAGAAGTCCATCTCAAGATCCATAACCTGACAGACGACGGGACGCGGCAGCACTGCCAGCTCCAGTTTGCCGTGCGCGACACCGGAGTCGGTATCGCCGAGGAACATAAAGACAAGCTGTTTCAGGCCTTCGAACAGGCTGACTCTTCCAGCACCCGTAAATACGGCGGAACCGGACTGGGCCTGACCATCAGCCGGAGACTGACAGAACTGATGGGCGGTAAAATCTGGTTCGAAAGTGAAGCCGGGAAAGGGTCAACGTTTTTCTTCACTGTCACACTGCCGGTTGCCTCTCACGAAAGCCACAAGGTAGAACATCTGCCGATTGAAACGCTGAGGGGAAAACGCTCACTCATCGTGGACGACAACGAAACCAACCGCTGGCTTCTCAGCGACCAGCTGGCCCAGTGGGGCATGCTCTCAGAGGCCTTCGAACACCCTGAAAAGGCGCTACAGCATCTGGCAGACGGTCACGGCTATGACGTCGCTTTGGTCGACTTTCAAATGCCCGGCATGGACGGCAGTGATCTGGCAAAGAGAATCTACCAGCTCCATCTCAAGCCGGCCCTTCCGGTAATTATTCTCAGCAGCTCCTGTGAGCATATTCCCGCCGACCCTTCAATCAGCGCACGGCTTTCCAAGCCGGTCAAGATTGGTAAACTGTGCGACCAGATATTAAAATCTCTCGCGGAGCAAAAGGCGGAATCCAGACCGAAAGTAGTCGTTGGAACACAAATTCAGCCGAAGAAAAAACGGTCTATGCGCATTCTGGTCGCGGAAGACAACCCGATCAACCAGCGGATTGCTCAACTGATGCTCCAGCAGCTCGGCTGTGAATCGGTGGTTATCGTTTCGGACGGCGAAGCGGCTCTGGCCGCCGTGATGGATGCAACGTTTGATGTGATCCTCATGGATGTGCAGATGCCGAATATGAACGGGCTGGAGGCCACCCGCCGAATTCGTGAACACACGGGTCAGTCCGACAAACCGTGGATCATCGCGCTGACGGCGGGCGTCATGCAGGAAGAACAGAAAGCTGCGGAAAGCGCCGGCATGAACCAGTTTCTGGCGAAGCCGTTGAATACGGAACAACTCGGTGCAACGCTGGACGGAATTCACTTGTCCTAA
- a CDS encoding HAD family hydrolase translates to MKNLQDKKAFICDMDGVIYHGSKLLPGVLEFVAWLRKENKKFLFLTNSSARTLRELSEKLARMGLKVGESHFYTSARATATFLANQKPGGSAYVIGDAGIINALYDEGYSINDTNPDYVVVSESANYDYARLCHAVKLVMNGAKLIGTNPDLTGPIEGGQIVPATGALLAPIELATGAKAYYVGKPNPLMMRNALKQLGCKREETAIVGDRMDTDIIAGVEAEITTVLVLSGVTKPEDLKRFAYGPDYVLNGVGDIIPNA, encoded by the coding sequence ATGAAAAATTTACAGGACAAAAAGGCCTTCATTTGTGATATGGACGGCGTCATTTACCACGGAAGCAAACTGCTGCCGGGGGTGCTCGAATTTGTGGCATGGCTGCGGAAGGAGAATAAGAAGTTTCTCTTCCTGACGAACAGCAGCGCGCGAACCTTGCGTGAGCTGAGCGAAAAGCTGGCGCGCATGGGGCTGAAGGTGGGCGAAAGTCACTTCTATACCAGTGCCCGCGCCACGGCGACGTTTCTGGCCAACCAGAAGCCGGGCGGCAGTGCGTATGTGATCGGCGATGCCGGCATTATCAACGCACTCTATGACGAAGGGTATTCGATCAACGACACGAACCCGGACTACGTCGTGGTGAGCGAAAGCGCGAACTATGACTACGCCCGGCTCTGCCATGCGGTGAAGCTGGTGATGAACGGCGCCAAACTGATCGGCACCAATCCCGACCTGACCGGCCCGATTGAAGGCGGGCAGATTGTTCCGGCAACCGGCGCTCTGCTGGCACCGATCGAACTGGCAACCGGCGCTAAGGCGTATTACGTCGGCAAACCGAATCCGCTGATGATGCGTAACGCTCTAAAGCAGCTTGGGTGTAAGCGCGAAGAAACCGCAATTGTCGGCGACCGGATGGACACCGATATCATCGCGGGCGTTGAGGCGGAAATCACAACGGTGCTGGTACTGAGCGGCGTAACCAAACCGGAAGACCTGAAGCGCTTCGCGTACGGCCCGGATTATGTGCTGAACGGAGTCGGAGACATTATCCCGAACGCATAA